The nucleotide window TCGTCGAACCGCATCTCGCTCACGATCTTCTTGAATTCCAGCGGGTCGGCGGCGAACAGCGTCACCGCCCACTCCCACACGTCGAGCCCGATCGAGCCGCTGATGACCTGGACCACGCGGCCGGCGTACTTCCGGCCGGTGAGCCCGTGCCACTTCATTAACTCGCTGCGCTCGTCGATCGGCAGCGCGTACCAGTTCTGTCCGGCCTCGCGCTTCTTGTTCATCGGGTACACGCACACGTAGGGCATGCCCTCACCCGGACGCGGCGGGTACAACCGCTTCTGCACGTGGTCGGAGGCCAGTTCGGCGTCGACGCGCCGCTGCAGTTCGGCCCGGTATTTCTCGTCGCCCACCTTGCCGCCGCGCTCCGCCGCTTCTCGCGCCAACTGCGCCGTCGCGTAGTACAACCCGGCCTCGGCCACACTGAGAAAGTACTCCACGGGCACCAGGAAATCGCTCAGCCGCGCGCGCGCCAGCCGCCTCTGCGCCGCACCCAGCGCGTCGAGCGTCGGCCTGAAGTGCATGACCATGAGGTCGGCTTTCGACCCGACCAGCGAAACGAGCGTGCTCCACCCTTCGCTGCCATCGCCGCCGCTCACCTCGGCCATCGCGGCGGCGAATTCGCGGGCCACAGCCTCCCGGTCCGCGCTCGGCAGCGCGCGCAGCGCGGCCCGATTCACCGCGAACGCCTGCTGCAGCTGGTACCACCCCTCGAGCGTCTCGGGTGCCAATGCCGGTGTCGTCATGGTTCCAAGATCGCCCCGCGGGGCAGCGAAGCAAAGGGCATCGCCGACCGGCCGGGCTGTTTACGGTCTTAGTGGAGCGCTGCGAGCGACGCCCGAAGGCGGGGCATCAGCTCGCGCACGTCGCGCGGCGATACGGCTCCCACCGAGAGCCGGAACCACCCCGTATCCTCGCGCGTGCCGAACGCCTGGAACGGCACCGCCGCCAGCCCCGCCGATTGCAGCAGATAGAGGCGCACCGCCTCGTTGGTGTCCAGCCTCTCACCGTCGGGCGTACGCTTGCCATGCAGACCGAATCGGGCGCTCAGATAGATGGCGCCCTGCGGCGTCGTGCTCTCCACGGCAAAACCATCGCGCGCGAGTTGCTGTAGGCCCTCGGCCAACAGCGAAAGCCGCTCCTGCAGGTCGTGGAGCATTCCTGCCCGGTAGGTGCGGATGTCGTCCTCGGCGCAG belongs to Gemmatimonadaceae bacterium and includes:
- the hemQ gene encoding hydrogen peroxide-dependent heme synthase, whose product is MTTPALAPETLEGWYQLQQAFAVNRAALRALPSADREAVAREFAAAMAEVSGGDGSEGWSTLVSLVGSKADLMVMHFRPTLDALGAAQRRLARARLSDFLVPVEYFLSVAEAGLYYATAQLAREAAERGGKVGDEKYRAELQRRVDAELASDHVQKRLYPPRPGEGMPYVCVYPMNKKREAGQNWYALPIDERSELMKWHGLTGRKYAGRVVQVISGSIGLDVWEWAVTLFAADPLEFKKIVSEMRFDEASAKYAEFGNFYVGRIAAPAEWTRELLSATG